In one window of Bradyrhizobium diazoefficiens DNA:
- a CDS encoding DMT family transporter: MLDSTKPGLRPRIAPAGLMFLAITSIGWGFNWPVTKFLLGELPPLTLRGVTGVLGAVLLAVLALVRRDSLKVAADIWPRLVTAAILNVTGWMVLMGLALLWLPASEAALIAYTMPVWASLIAWPVLGERPTVLRTIALVMAFAGLASIMGGNGFAASEAKLPGIIMALFGAIGFAVGTVFSKKYPIHLPPITAAAWQIGIGCLPISIVGLLIETSHLDKVTPIGWWLLVYSTVVQFCIAYVSWFAALSRLPASVAAIGTMAVPVIGVVASAVALHEPLGPGQIASLIFTLAAVVLATR, encoded by the coding sequence ATGCTTGATTCGACCAAACCGGGCCTGCGGCCGCGCATCGCCCCGGCCGGCCTGATGTTCCTCGCCATCACCTCGATCGGCTGGGGCTTCAATTGGCCGGTGACGAAATTCCTGCTCGGCGAGCTGCCGCCGCTGACGCTCCGCGGCGTGACCGGGGTGCTGGGCGCGGTGCTGCTGGCGGTGCTCGCTTTGGTCCGGCGTGACAGCCTGAAGGTCGCAGCCGACATCTGGCCGCGGCTGGTCACGGCCGCCATCCTCAACGTCACCGGCTGGATGGTGCTGATGGGGCTGGCGCTGCTCTGGCTGCCGGCGAGCGAGGCGGCGCTGATCGCCTACACCATGCCGGTCTGGGCCTCGCTGATCGCCTGGCCCGTGCTCGGCGAGCGGCCGACGGTGCTGCGCACCATCGCGCTGGTGATGGCCTTTGCAGGGCTCGCCTCGATCATGGGCGGCAACGGCTTTGCCGCCAGCGAAGCCAAGCTGCCGGGCATCATCATGGCGCTGTTCGGGGCGATCGGCTTCGCCGTCGGCACGGTATTCTCGAAAAAGTACCCGATCCATCTGCCGCCGATCACGGCCGCGGCCTGGCAGATCGGGATCGGCTGCCTGCCGATCTCGATCGTCGGCCTCCTGATCGAGACCTCGCATCTGGACAAGGTGACGCCGATCGGCTGGTGGCTCCTGGTCTATTCGACCGTGGTGCAGTTCTGCATCGCCTATGTCAGCTGGTTCGCGGCGCTCTCGCGCCTGCCGGCCTCGGTCGCCGCGATCGGCACCATGGCCGTGCCGGTGATCGGCGTCGTGGCCTCCGCGGTCGCGCTGCACGAGCCGCTGGGGCCCGGGCAGATCGCGTCGCTGATCTTCACGCTTGCGGCCGTGGTGCTGGCGACGCGTTAG
- a CDS encoding DUF2442 domain-containing protein has product MTISATCVRFDDHTMRVELCDGRILGIPLAWFPRLLHATPEEREQVELSRGGLSWEALDEDISVAGLLAGRGDVTRSTEHAQ; this is encoded by the coding sequence ATGACCATTTCGGCAACTTGCGTTCGCTTCGACGACCACACGATGCGGGTCGAGCTGTGCGATGGACGAATACTCGGGATCCCGCTCGCATGGTTTCCGCGCCTGCTGCATGCAACGCCTGAAGAGCGCGAGCAGGTCGAGCTGAGCCGGGGCGGACTGTCCTGGGAAGCCTTGGACGAGGATATTTCCGTCGCGGGCCTCCTCGCCGGACGCGGCGACGTGACACGATCAACCGAACATGCGCAGTAA
- a CDS encoding protein kinase domain-containing protein gives MGELPNPGLGYKVREYLGGGNWKSAYRATSPYSLADVALLFFHDDEKPDIVVKDVTSLIRTMSKHRYAGYLAKFYGFQQGQDGRFFIIEELLDRPLEGLAPLNDIVQFVRIARDLARGLVCLHDSKLVHRDLKLDNCGLDHQLRAKIFDLGSVTSDGGDVRGTVFTRAPELFSISSGAQCDYQTDVWALGAALFALRTGDYPFVFSSEIRERKIISDQVRTKAIDEATGKLKKEALNKVVAGRILDQSAASELRARVHHSLRGRSEEILNSMLEFDRQKRISTKDAEAAWSKLAEELGSAGESHRSDKWGQIRSHINLAERKELVLTRRQIDRIISEYNSESPLDEDNALRNALLHLKEMVDSPS, from the coding sequence ATGGGTGAGCTACCAAATCCCGGATTGGGTTATAAAGTCCGAGAGTACCTTGGGGGTGGAAATTGGAAGAGTGCTTATCGCGCTACGAGTCCTTACAGTCTAGCAGATGTAGCTCTCCTTTTTTTTCATGATGATGAGAAGCCTGACATCGTAGTCAAGGACGTCACCAGTTTAATCCGCACGATGTCTAAGCATCGATACGCCGGCTATCTGGCTAAGTTCTATGGCTTCCAGCAAGGGCAGGATGGGCGGTTTTTTATCATTGAAGAGTTGCTCGATCGTCCGCTAGAGGGGCTGGCGCCCCTGAACGACATTGTGCAGTTCGTACGTATAGCGCGCGACCTTGCTAGAGGACTGGTTTGTTTGCATGATAGCAAGCTAGTGCACAGAGATCTCAAGCTCGACAATTGTGGTTTGGATCATCAGCTAAGAGCTAAGATTTTTGATCTGGGATCAGTTACGAGCGATGGCGGGGACGTGCGCGGGACTGTATTTACGCGCGCGCCCGAGCTCTTTTCGATTTCGAGCGGTGCTCAATGTGATTACCAAACCGATGTGTGGGCTCTTGGTGCGGCGCTTTTTGCGTTAAGAACCGGCGATTATCCGTTCGTGTTTTCAAGCGAGATTCGCGAGCGAAAAATAATAAGTGATCAAGTGAGAACGAAAGCAATTGATGAGGCCACTGGTAAGCTAAAGAAAGAGGCTCTTAATAAGGTTGTTGCTGGGCGTATTTTAGATCAATCGGCCGCTTCAGAACTGCGGGCTCGCGTGCATCATAGTTTGCGCGGGCGGTCGGAAGAGATATTGAATTCTATGCTCGAATTCGATCGTCAAAAGAGAATTTCAACGAAGGATGCTGAGGCTGCCTGGAGCAAGTTGGCGGAAGAATTAGGCAGCGCTGGCGAAAGCCATCGTTCCGACAAGTGGGGGCAGATCAGATCTCATATAAATCTGGCGGAGCGTAAAGAGTTGGTCCTCACACGTCGCCAGATAGATCGGATAATCTCTGAATACAATTCGGAGTCGCCTTTAGACGAAGATAACGCGCTTCGGAACGCCCTGTTACATCTTAAGGAGATGGTTGACAGTCCGTCTTAA
- a CDS encoding DUF2312 domain-containing protein has translation MSDITIPGGKIRSFVERIENLDSEMQELSEQKKEVFAEAKGDGFDVKILKEIIKLRKEDKNERDERESLLDLYMRAMETAQPEQAKAA, from the coding sequence ATGTCCGACATCACCATTCCCGGCGGCAAGATCCGTTCCTTCGTCGAGCGGATTGAGAACCTCGACAGCGAAATGCAGGAGTTGAGCGAGCAGAAGAAGGAAGTCTTTGCGGAAGCCAAGGGCGACGGCTTCGACGTCAAGATCCTCAAGGAGATCATCAAGCTGCGCAAGGAAGACAAGAACGAGCGCGACGAGCGCGAAAGCCTGCTCGACCTCTACATGCGCGCGATGGAGACGGCACAGCCGGAGCAGGCGAAAGCGGCGTGA
- a CDS encoding vitamin B12-dependent ribonucleotide reductase translates to MRIERRHTTQGQSPYAGIDFRQTTSEIRNPDGSVVFKMDGVEVPAEWSQVASDVLAQKYFRKAGVAARLKKVEEESVPSFLWRSVPDTEALATLPEKERFVSELSAKQVFDRLAGCWTYWGWKGKYFSSDEDAQTFYDEIRYMLAMQMVAPNSPQWFNTGLHWAYGIDGPGQGHYYVDPFTAKLTKSKSAYEHPQPHACFIQGVGDDLVNEGGIMDLWVREARLFKYGSGTGSNFSRLRGEGEKLSGGGRSSGLMSFLKIGDRAAGAIKSGGTTRRAAKMVVVDADHPDIETYIDWKVKEEQKVAALVTGSKINQKHLKAVLKACVNCEGSGDDCFDPEKNPALRREIKLARRSLVPDNYIKRVIQFAKQGYKDIQFDVYDTDWDSEAYLTVSGQNSNNSVSLRDDFLRAVETDGDWNLVGRTTKKITKTLKARDLWEKIGYAAWASADPGLHFNTTMNDWHTCKASGDIRASNPCSEYMFLDDTACNLASANLLTFYNTATKQFDVKGYEHLCQLWTIVLEISVMMAQFPSRAIAELSYEFRTLGLGYANIGGLLMTMGLSYDSKEGRAIAGALTAIMTGITYKTSAEMAAELGTFPGYKKNAAHMLRVIRNHRRAAHGQSNGYEALSVNPVPLDLVSCPLADLVSHAQAAWDAALELGEKHGYRNAQTTVIAPTGTIGLVMDCDTTGIEPDFALVKFKKLAGGGYFKIINRAVPAALRALGYRESEIAEIEAYAVGHGSLSNAPGINASTLKAKGFTDEAIAKVEKALPTAFDIKFAFNKWTFGEDFIRDQLGIGTDAIAAPGFDLLQAVGFTKREIEAANVHICGAMTVEGAPHLKAEHYSVFDCANPCGKIGKRYLSVESHIRMMAAAQPFISGAISKTINMPNDATVEDCKSAYMLSWKLALKANALYRDGSKLSQPLNSQLISDDEDEDDAVEALYEKPMAARTAQVSEKIVEKLVERIIVMREREKMPDRRKGYTQKAVVGGHKVYLRTGEYDDGRIGEIFIDMHKEGAALRSFINNFAIAVSLGLQYGVPLEEYVDAFTFTRFEPAGPVQGNDSIKYATSILDYVFRELAVSYMSRFDLAHVDPTESNFDALGKGVEEGKEPEEPNQATRLVSRGLTRSRTDNLFVMRSGSAAVAQGNDSAPAGGSKVTSLASHGATARGAGDALEGAVALKQEVSHDLSPTEKLEALQWSKSGSAAQAVPSKAERRAEAKAKGYEGEMCGECGNFTLVRNGTCMKCDTCGSTTGCS, encoded by the coding sequence ATGCGGATTGAGCGGCGCCACACCACCCAGGGACAGTCACCTTACGCCGGGATCGATTTCCGGCAGACCACGTCGGAGATCAGGAATCCCGACGGCTCGGTCGTGTTTAAAATGGACGGCGTCGAGGTCCCGGCCGAATGGTCGCAGGTCGCCTCCGACGTGCTCGCCCAGAAGTATTTCCGCAAAGCCGGCGTCGCCGCGCGCCTGAAGAAGGTCGAGGAAGAGTCCGTCCCCTCCTTCCTGTGGCGCTCCGTGCCCGACACCGAGGCCCTCGCCACCCTCCCCGAGAAAGAGCGCTTCGTCAGCGAGCTCAGCGCCAAGCAGGTGTTCGACCGCCTCGCCGGCTGCTGGACCTATTGGGGCTGGAAAGGCAAATATTTCTCCTCCGACGAGGACGCCCAGACCTTCTATGACGAGATCCGCTACATGCTCGCCATGCAGATGGTCGCGCCGAACTCGCCGCAATGGTTCAACACCGGCCTGCACTGGGCCTATGGCATCGACGGCCCCGGCCAGGGCCATTATTACGTCGACCCCTTCACGGCCAAGCTGACCAAATCCAAATCGGCCTATGAGCACCCGCAGCCGCACGCCTGCTTCATCCAGGGCGTCGGTGACGACCTCGTCAACGAGGGCGGCATCATGGACCTCTGGGTCCGCGAAGCCCGCCTGTTCAAATACGGCTCCGGCACCGGCTCCAACTTCTCGCGCCTGCGCGGCGAAGGCGAAAAACTCTCCGGCGGCGGCCGCTCGTCCGGCCTGATGAGCTTCCTCAAGATCGGCGACCGCGCCGCGGGCGCGATCAAGAGTGGCGGCACCACGCGCCGCGCCGCCAAGATGGTCGTGGTCGACGCCGACCATCCCGATATCGAGACCTATATCGACTGGAAGGTGAAGGAGGAGCAGAAGGTCGCCGCCCTGGTCACCGGATCCAAGATCAACCAGAAGCATCTGAAAGCGGTGCTGAAGGCCTGCGTCAATTGCGAAGGCTCGGGCGACGATTGCTTCGACCCCGAGAAGAACCCGGCGCTGCGCCGCGAGATCAAGCTCGCGCGCCGCAGCCTCGTGCCCGACAATTACATCAAGCGCGTCATCCAGTTCGCCAAGCAAGGCTACAAGGACATCCAGTTCGACGTCTACGACACCGACTGGGATTCGGAAGCCTATCTCACGGTATCAGGCCAGAACTCCAACAACTCGGTCTCGCTGAGGGACGACTTCCTCCGCGCCGTCGAAACCGATGGCGACTGGAATCTCGTCGGACGCACCACAAAGAAGATCACCAAGACGCTGAAGGCGCGCGACCTCTGGGAAAAAATCGGTTACGCCGCCTGGGCGTCGGCCGACCCCGGCCTGCACTTCAACACCACCATGAACGACTGGCACACCTGCAAGGCGTCCGGCGACATCCGCGCCTCCAATCCGTGCTCGGAATACATGTTCCTGGACGACACGGCGTGCAATCTGGCCTCCGCGAACCTGCTGACGTTCTACAACACCGCGACCAAGCAGTTCGACGTGAAGGGCTATGAGCACCTCTGCCAGCTCTGGACCATCGTGCTGGAAATTTCGGTCATGATGGCGCAATTCCCGTCGCGCGCGATCGCCGAGCTCTCCTACGAGTTCCGCACGCTTGGTCTCGGCTATGCCAATATCGGCGGCCTCTTGATGACCATGGGTCTGTCCTACGACAGCAAGGAAGGCCGTGCGATCGCCGGCGCGCTGACCGCGATCATGACCGGCATTACCTACAAGACCTCGGCCGAGATGGCGGCCGAGCTCGGCACCTTCCCCGGCTACAAGAAGAACGCCGCGCACATGCTGCGCGTGATCCGCAATCACCGCCGCGCCGCCCACGGCCAGTCCAACGGCTATGAGGCGCTCAGCGTCAACCCGGTGCCGCTCGACCTCGTCTCCTGCCCGCTGGCCGACCTGGTCAGCCACGCGCAGGCGGCCTGGGACGCGGCGCTCGAGCTCGGCGAGAAGCACGGCTATCGCAACGCCCAGACCACGGTGATCGCGCCGACCGGCACGATCGGCCTCGTCATGGATTGCGACACCACCGGCATCGAACCGGATTTCGCGCTGGTGAAGTTCAAGAAGCTCGCCGGCGGCGGCTACTTCAAGATCATCAACCGCGCGGTCCCCGCGGCGCTGCGCGCGCTCGGCTATCGCGAGAGTGAGATCGCGGAGATCGAGGCCTACGCCGTCGGCCACGGCTCGCTGTCGAACGCGCCGGGCATCAACGCCTCGACGCTGAAGGCCAAGGGCTTTACGGATGAGGCCATCGCCAAGGTCGAGAAGGCGCTGCCGACCGCCTTCGACATCAAGTTCGCCTTCAACAAATGGACCTTTGGCGAAGACTTCATCCGCGACCAGCTCGGCATCGGCACTGATGCGATCGCGGCCCCCGGCTTCGACCTGCTCCAGGCCGTCGGCTTCACCAAGCGCGAGATCGAGGCGGCCAACGTCCACATCTGCGGCGCGATGACGGTGGAAGGTGCTCCGCACCTCAAGGCCGAGCACTATTCGGTGTTCGACTGCGCCAACCCCTGCGGCAAGATCGGCAAGCGTTATCTGTCGGTCGAGAGCCACATCCGCATGATGGCAGCCGCCCAGCCCTTCATCTCGGGCGCGATCTCCAAGACCATCAACATGCCGAACGACGCCACGGTGGAGGACTGCAAGTCCGCCTACATGCTGTCGTGGAAGCTCGCTCTGAAAGCCAACGCGCTCTACCGCGACGGCTCCAAGCTCAGCCAGCCGCTCAACTCGCAGCTCATCAGCGACGACGAGGACGAGGACGATGCGGTCGAGGCGCTCTACGAGAAGCCGATGGCCGCGCGTACCGCTCAGGTCTCGGAAAAGATCGTCGAGAAGCTGGTCGAGCGCATCATCGTGATGCGCGAGCGCGAGAAGATGCCGGATCGCCGCAAGGGCTACACCCAGAAGGCGGTCGTCGGCGGCCACAAGGTGTACTTGCGCACCGGCGAATATGACGACGGCCGCATCGGCGAGATCTTCATCGACATGCACAAGGAAGGCGCCGCGCTCCGCTCCTTCATCAACAACTTCGCCATCGCGGTCTCGCTGGGTCTCCAATACGGCGTGCCGCTCGAAGAATATGTCGACGCCTTCACCTTCACCCGCTTCGAGCCGGCGGGCCCGGTGCAGGGCAACGACAGCATCAAGTATGCGACCTCGATCCTCGACTACGTCTTCCGCGAGCTCGCGGTGAGCTACATGTCGCGCTTCGACCTCGCCCATGTCGATCCGACCGAGTCGAACTTCGACGCGCTCGGCAAGGGCGTCGAGGAAGGCAAGGAGCCGGAGGAGCCGAACCAGGCGACCAGGCTGGTCTCGCGCGGCCTCACCCGCTCCCGCACCGACAATCTGTTCGTGATGCGCAGCGGCTCCGCCGCGGTCGCCCAGGGCAATGACAGCGCGCCCGCCGGCGGCAGCAAGGTCACCTCGCTCGCCTCCCACGGCGCCACCGCCCGCGGTGCCGGCGATGCCCTCGAAGGCGCGGTCGCGCTGAAGCAGGAAGTCAGCCACGACCTCTCGCCGACGGAGAAGTTAGAGGCCCTCCAGTGGAGCAAGTCCGGCAGCGCCGCCCAGGCGGTGCCCAGCAAGGCCGAGCGCCGCGCGGAAGCGAAAGCCAAAGGCTACGAAGGCGAGATGTGCGGCGAGTGCGGCAACTTCACGCTGGTGCGGAATGGGACGTGTATGAAGTGCGATACGTGCGGCAGCACGACGGGGTGTTCGTGA
- a CDS encoding ParB N-terminal domain-containing protein produces the protein MPKPESFPIEKIFVPTKQKKAIRPETVGEIAESMLDIGQQAPISVRLDGDRLVLVEGLHRLEACKALGETNIIGVLVPAELAQHKPQLAERPEVEAERIKMARLKQLRLEREAAEASTAALKSVNATEAPRTRSTNGVRDNPKAVPGRTAGSTRKTLSDWITQQKGSGGRY, from the coding sequence ATGCCCAAACCGGAAAGCTTCCCGATCGAGAAGATCTTCGTTCCCACCAAGCAGAAGAAGGCCATCAGGCCCGAGACCGTCGGCGAGATCGCGGAAAGTATGCTGGACATCGGACAACAGGCCCCCATTTCCGTTCGGCTCGACGGAGACCGCCTCGTTCTGGTCGAGGGACTGCATCGGCTCGAAGCCTGCAAGGCGCTCGGCGAGACGAACATCATCGGTGTCCTGGTCCCGGCGGAGCTTGCTCAACACAAGCCGCAGCTCGCCGAACGACCCGAAGTCGAGGCCGAGCGCATCAAGATGGCGCGATTGAAACAGCTGCGGCTCGAGAGGGAAGCCGCAGAGGCATCGACTGCTGCCTTGAAGAGCGTCAACGCAACGGAAGCGCCGCGCACCCGTTCGACGAACGGCGTCCGCGACAATCCGAAGGCAGTGCCGGGCCGGACCGCAGGATCGACACGGAAAACATTGTCGGACTGGATCACGCAGCAGAAGGGCAGCGGCGGCCGCTATTGA
- a CDS encoding CHASE3 domain-containing protein — MIPSQRVILGAGLAILLIITAASIGLDVKSRSDAAWVNHTVEVLKKISDVRLLVRRTESAARGYELYRTAGFIDEFQTAKSRIAPALGDLKLAVRDNGTQVQLLEATEPLILRRVEVAAEVVRLRASSDQAAVAELQGKAEGRGLMETLSANLEQMAANEEKLRASREADSRRTGIVLLGIDVIGALVILLLVAMLLREGQRTTGQLKSSLHETQAAKEVLEAAVAERTEHLVTAHDELRLSVNVLQSTFRSMAEAVLVIDAEGNVLLSNPAAERMLLHRTGMNLRNLRALSDVFHGDGVTPLKPEELPSARVLRGDAFEELEMIVRPHSGNSARHLMISGRPMRDAHGAISGAVLVYHDATSSRDTERQLYQSQKLDSIGKLTGGVAHDFNNMLTVISGNTETLVASLKEQPELQRTARLIDDAAERCAELIQHLLAFARRQPLQPRNVEINAAIADIAKLLRPTLGEQIQIETVLEQGPMTAHIDPSRLTNAVLNMAINARDAMPNGGKLLLETHRVVLDEAYAQANVDVRPGPYVMLAVSDTGTGMPPDVQEKAFEPFFTTKEVGKGSGLGLSMVYGFVKQSGGHIKIYSEQGHGTTIKLYLPPGEGTADVAASAAPHAEGGAETIFVVEDDTLVRNFVTAQLQSLGYRTVAAADSKAALQLIEAGQAFDLLFTDVVIPGGMSGRELAEEVAKLRPGLKVLYTSGYTDNAIVHHGKLDDGVMLLTKPYRRNQLAEMIRKALNGAGGMTAS, encoded by the coding sequence TTGATCCCCTCGCAGCGCGTCATTCTCGGTGCCGGACTTGCCATCCTCCTGATCATCACCGCCGCCTCGATCGGCCTCGACGTCAAGTCGCGGTCGGACGCCGCATGGGTCAACCACACTGTCGAGGTGCTGAAGAAGATTTCGGACGTGCGCCTTCTGGTCCGGCGGACCGAGAGCGCGGCGCGCGGCTACGAGCTCTATCGCACGGCGGGCTTCATCGACGAATTCCAGACGGCGAAGAGCCGGATTGCACCAGCACTTGGCGATCTCAAGCTCGCCGTGCGCGACAACGGCACCCAGGTCCAACTGCTGGAGGCGACCGAGCCCCTGATCCTGCGCCGGGTGGAGGTGGCCGCCGAGGTCGTCCGCCTGCGCGCAAGCAGCGATCAGGCCGCGGTCGCGGAGCTGCAAGGCAAGGCCGAGGGGCGCGGACTGATGGAAACGCTCTCGGCCAATCTCGAGCAGATGGCCGCGAACGAAGAGAAACTGCGCGCCAGCCGTGAAGCGGACTCGCGCCGGACCGGCATCGTGCTGCTCGGCATCGACGTGATTGGCGCTCTGGTGATCCTGCTGCTGGTCGCCATGCTGCTGCGCGAAGGCCAACGCACCACCGGACAACTCAAGAGCTCTCTGCACGAGACGCAGGCCGCCAAGGAAGTGCTCGAGGCGGCTGTCGCCGAACGCACCGAACACCTCGTCACCGCGCATGACGAGCTGCGTCTCTCGGTCAACGTGCTCCAGAGCACGTTCCGCAGCATGGCCGAGGCGGTGCTGGTGATCGATGCGGAGGGCAATGTCCTTCTGTCCAACCCGGCCGCAGAGCGCATGCTCTTGCATCGCACCGGCATGAATTTGCGCAACCTGCGCGCCCTGTCCGACGTCTTCCACGGCGACGGCGTCACGCCGCTCAAGCCCGAAGAGCTGCCCTCCGCACGCGTGCTGCGCGGTGACGCATTCGAAGAGCTGGAGATGATCGTCCGCCCGCACAGCGGCAATTCCGCGCGCCATCTCATGATCAGCGGCCGACCGATGCGGGATGCGCACGGCGCGATCTCCGGCGCAGTGCTGGTCTATCACGACGCGACCTCGTCGCGCGACACCGAGCGGCAGCTATACCAGTCGCAAAAGCTCGACTCGATCGGCAAGCTGACCGGCGGCGTCGCGCACGACTTCAACAACATGCTGACTGTGATCTCCGGCAACACCGAGACGCTGGTCGCAAGCCTGAAGGAACAGCCCGAGCTGCAGCGCACGGCACGCCTGATCGACGATGCCGCCGAACGCTGTGCCGAGCTGATCCAGCATCTGCTGGCGTTCGCGCGCAGGCAACCGCTGCAGCCGCGCAACGTGGAGATCAACGCCGCCATCGCCGACATCGCAAAGCTGCTCCGCCCCACCCTGGGCGAGCAGATCCAGATCGAGACCGTGCTCGAGCAGGGCCCGATGACCGCGCACATCGATCCGTCCAGGCTCACCAACGCGGTGCTCAACATGGCGATCAACGCCCGCGACGCCATGCCGAACGGCGGCAAGCTCCTGCTCGAGACCCACCGGGTGGTGCTGGACGAGGCGTATGCGCAGGCCAATGTCGACGTGCGGCCCGGGCCTTACGTGATGCTCGCGGTCAGTGACACCGGCACCGGCATGCCGCCCGACGTCCAGGAAAAGGCGTTCGAGCCGTTCTTCACCACCAAGGAGGTCGGCAAGGGCTCAGGCCTCGGCCTCTCCATGGTCTACGGCTTCGTCAAGCAGTCCGGCGGCCACATCAAGATCTACAGCGAGCAAGGCCACGGCACCACGATCAAGCTCTATCTGCCGCCGGGCGAAGGCACGGCGGACGTGGCCGCATCGGCCGCGCCGCACGCCGAAGGCGGCGCCGAAACCATTTTCGTGGTTGAGGACGACACGCTGGTGCGCAACTTCGTCACCGCGCAGCTGCAGAGCCTCGGCTACAGGACGGTCGCCGCCGCCGACAGCAAGGCTGCGCTGCAATTGATCGAGGCCGGCCAGGCCTTCGACCTGCTCTTCACCGACGTCGTCATCCCCGGCGGCATGAGCGGGCGCGAGCTCGCCGAGGAGGTCGCGAAGCTGCGGCCGGGCCTCAAGGTGCTCTACACCTCCGGCTACACCGACAACGCCATCGTCCACCACGGCAAGCTCGACGACGGCGTGATGCTGCTGACCAAGCCGTACCGCCGCAACCAGCTCGCCGAGATGATCAGGAAGGCGCTGAACGGCGCTGGTGGAATGACAGCCAGCTAA
- a CDS encoding HD domain-containing protein: protein MLASIHNSVFRDNIEGNRLIEMPDRVRRVVDTREFQRLRNIRQMGLSSYVFPTAEHSRFAHSLGVFATASQVFRLLQQRAAPLDLQTPGLRFDDEAMAEFGIAALCHDLGHSAFSHVLETILLPDGIRNHEDCTVAILSADTPVASAINDAADIDAVKNLLRKRHANKALVELISSTFDVDRCDYILRDSRMAGVEYGKYDLKWLFHAITVETNDFGLPILLLDGPRGLDALRQFLAARRYLHRQVYFHPTIRGAQLLLKGIFARMQDIPGHSDSIRLAPKCLHSIASGQKPSLDDFIQTTDIEIAYMIRGFASDHSDAVLRLLADMFVRRQFPKAVLDSAKSNKLLSQRYRMSDEPFSETERQGVLMEEFLPADLLSVTEDLREYVRGRFQSNQVPEDAATYLVAFDQVTFSSAPPSDLLFSFQGNAVPLERIDPMCVGFNIENLLETFSVNRVYVPRDFVAESREYVDKKYRI from the coding sequence ATGTTGGCATCAATTCATAATTCTGTTTTTCGAGATAATATTGAAGGTAATCGTCTCATTGAGATGCCGGATCGCGTCCGACGCGTCGTCGATACGCGAGAATTTCAGCGGCTACGAAACATTCGGCAGATGGGCCTATCGTCATATGTCTTCCCTACCGCCGAACATTCGAGATTTGCGCACTCTTTAGGTGTGTTCGCTACCGCAAGTCAGGTGTTTCGGTTGTTGCAGCAAAGGGCCGCGCCGCTCGATCTTCAGACACCAGGCTTGAGATTCGACGATGAAGCGATGGCTGAGTTTGGAATCGCTGCATTGTGCCACGACCTTGGTCACTCCGCGTTCTCACATGTACTAGAGACTATTCTTTTACCGGATGGCATTCGGAACCACGAAGATTGTACCGTGGCTATTCTTTCCGCAGATACGCCGGTTGCCTCAGCTATTAATGATGCTGCGGATATCGATGCCGTGAAGAATCTGCTTAGGAAGCGGCATGCAAACAAGGCGCTCGTTGAATTGATTTCGAGCACATTTGACGTAGACCGCTGCGACTACATCTTGCGCGACAGTCGAATGGCTGGTGTTGAATACGGCAAATACGATCTGAAGTGGCTTTTTCACGCCATTACAGTTGAGACCAACGATTTCGGGCTTCCGATCTTGCTCCTTGATGGGCCGCGCGGGCTGGACGCTCTGAGACAATTTCTCGCAGCCCGTCGATACCTGCACCGGCAGGTTTACTTTCACCCGACGATCCGAGGAGCACAGCTCCTGCTGAAAGGAATTTTTGCACGCATGCAAGACATTCCTGGGCATTCGGATAGCATCCGATTGGCGCCGAAATGTCTGCATAGTATTGCTTCCGGTCAAAAGCCATCATTGGATGACTTCATTCAGACAACTGATATCGAGATCGCCTATATGATCCGAGGCTTTGCTTCCGATCACTCGGACGCGGTACTTCGATTGCTGGCCGACATGTTCGTGCGACGGCAATTTCCAAAGGCAGTATTGGATTCAGCGAAGTCGAATAAGCTTCTTTCTCAACGATATAGAATGTCTGACGAGCCGTTTTCCGAGACCGAACGGCAGGGAGTACTAATGGAGGAGTTTCTACCGGCAGACCTGCTGTCTGTTACTGAAGATTTGAGGGAGTACGTAAGAGGTCGGTTCCAGAGCAATCAAGTGCCTGAGGATGCAGCGACATATCTAGTCGCTTTCGACCAAGTAACATTCAGCTCTGCGCCACCTTCGGACCTGCTATTTTCGTTTCAAGGAAATGCTGTTCCCTTGGAGCGGATTGATCCAATGTGTGTTGGCTTTAATATCGAAAATTTGCTCGAGACGTTTTCGGTGAACCGAGTTTATGTTCCGAGAGACTTTGTGGCCGAGTCTCGCGAGTATGTCGATAAGAAGTATCGAATTTGA